The genomic interval ACTGACGATTGACGATTGACGATTCCCGGATGTCCCAGTATTCGACATTCGACACTCGTCATTCGTCACTTCCTTCCGTCCCCATTCCATCGCTGCATTGGCCATGCCGGGCTCGTCCTGCGCGAACATCTTCAGTGCGCCAAAGTGGGTCGTCACGACGCTCCTCACGCCGCGGTCGCGCAGCGACTCCAGCACGGCGACGGCGAGGGCAGCACCCTCCTCCGGCGCGGTGGACGCACCAATCTCGTCTATCAAGACGAGGCTATCGGCGTCAGCCTTGTCCAGTATCTCCTTCAGTCTGCTGACGTGCGCCGTGAAGGACGACAGGTCCGAGTCGAGCGACTGCTCGTCACCGATGTCAGCGAAGACCCTCTTGAAGACGGGGAGCCGGGTTCCGGTCGCGGCCGGCACATACATGCCGGCATTCAACATCAGGGACAGGAGCCCCACGGTCTTCAGAACCACCGTCTTTCCGCCGGCGTTCGGCCCGGAGATCAGCACCACCTGCCCCTCATCCGGGAACCGCATGTCCAGCGGCACCACGTTCACCTTCCGATATAGCAGCAACGGATGCCTGGCTCTCACCAGTTCCAGCCCGCGGTCCGCGGCCAGCTCCGGCCTCCGGCAGTCGAACCGGGCAGCAAATCGGCGCTTGGCGACCAGCACATCAAGCGCGCCCGCCACAACCAGTGCCGCTGACAGCTCCGGCACGTGCTCGGCGACCAGCCGCGATAGCGCGCGCAAGATGCGCGCCACTTCTTCAGCCTCGGCGTCCTGCAGCTCCTGCAACTCGTTCCCATCCGATACCAGCGACAGCGGCTCGACGAACAGGGTCTGACCGCTGCCCGAGCTGCCATGGACAACCCCCGGTACTCCGGTCCGGTGCTCAAGCAACAACGGCAGCACGAACCGCCCGCCTCTAACGGTGGGTATGCCACCGAACCAGCCCGGATTGTCGGCCGCCATACGTTCGAGCTTCCTGACCAGCGCATTCCGCATGCCCCGAAGCCGGCGCCTGATGTCGGCCAGCTCCGGCGACGCCGAGTCGCGGACCGCGCCCGCGTCGTCAATCGCGTCGTCAATCCCGCGTTCGAGCGACGGTAGCGGCACCAAGCCGTGTATCAGCGACCTGACGTTGACCACGTCCTGCCGCTGGTTCTGAAAGAACTCGCGGCACTTCCTGATGCCGGCGCAGGCCAGCCGGACGTGCAGCAACTCATCGCCCGTGAGCAACCCGGACGCGCGTAGCTGCTCAAGCAGGGGCCTTATGTCCTTCACCTCGGCGAGCGGCGGCTCGTCACCGAGGCTGGTGACCTCATCCAGCCGGTCGAGCTCGGCGGCAATCTGCTGCACATCCGAGACCGGCTCAAGTGCCAGGGCGCGCTCGCGGCCCATGTCGGTCTGACACAGCCCGGCCAGGATTTCTCGCACGCGCGTGAAACCCAGGACCTCAAGCGTGTGACTATCCAAGTACGGCTCCGTTACAGCCTATTCCCCGACTCTTTGTCCTGACTTCTGCCTGCTGCATCGGCGTCAGCAGAGTGCCGGCCTACGACCCAACCGGTTGCAGAAGGCGGTTAGTTGTCGTCCTGCTGCCTGCGGCGGAACGCACGACGCCGTGACTCTGCCTGCTTCCGCTTTTT from bacterium carries:
- a CDS encoding Smr/MutS family protein gives rise to the protein MDSHTLEVLGFTRVREILAGLCQTDMGRERALALEPVSDVQQIAAELDRLDEVTSLGDEPPLAEVKDIRPLLEQLRASGLLTGDELLHVRLACAGIRKCREFFQNQRQDVVNVRSLIHGLVPLPSLERGIDDAIDDAGAVRDSASPELADIRRRLRGMRNALVRKLERMAADNPGWFGGIPTVRGGRFVLPLLLEHRTGVPGVVHGSSGSGQTLFVEPLSLVSDGNELQELQDAEAEEVARILRALSRLVAEHVPELSAALVVAGALDVLVAKRRFAARFDCRRPELAADRGLELVRARHPLLLYRKVNVVPLDMRFPDEGQVVLISGPNAGGKTVVLKTVGLLSLMLNAGMYVPAATGTRLPVFKRVFADIGDEQSLDSDLSSFTAHVSRLKEILDKADADSLVLIDEIGASTAPEEGAALAVAVLESLRDRGVRSVVTTHFGALKMFAQDEPGMANAAMEWGRKEVTNDECRMSNTGTSGNRQSSIVSRQSQGPTYRLKMGFPGESSAFEIAAGAGMPAGVIERARTRIGREWLDMGAKLRSLDEELHKARVARSAAEQEQRQAAKLRQDYDVRLREARAEAEDAAERLHAEEEHFLREKRREIENLVRQIREQKANHESVVAAKQHVEQALAEVSFGPVEPESPGAVPEGLKPGDNVESHTFRRQGVVVEVRENNATVAFGQIKMELAAADLRLVKPAEVKPEPEPIQPEPYMFDTRLSVRGMTREEADDAVTKFLDEALMVGSAELTIVHGKGGGVLRRALWDRLRRDSRVDTISLAEQSAGGSGVTVVKLKSA